Part of the Falco cherrug isolate bFalChe1 chromosome 1, bFalChe1.pri, whole genome shotgun sequence genome, GCCCGCCTTGGCATACCAAGCAGCAGGTACGAACCAGCACAAACCCCAGCACCTTGCCCACTGGCACTTCAGCACTGAGTTGCTCTGTAACTCCGCTCTATAAAGCACAAAAGCCCCCCTGCAGACACTGACCCATGGATTTTGTACTGAGATTCCTCATCTCAGAGAACACCAgaggcacccccagcccaccgctCGGGGCCTTGCTGGGACTACTCGCCTGCTTCCAGTCCTCCTCGCGAGTCCTGCACGACCCGTCCAGATCCGTCAAAGAGACCATGCTGGAATAGGTgggctcctcctcctctgactCGCTGATGTCCACCAGCCGGCGGCACCACTCGATTTGCTCCTGCACCGTCTGCCGGACCCaccgagagaactcctgcctgttGCTCATGCTGGGCGCGGGGGCTGGCCGGGGCTGCGGAAACAAGCTGGGGGCTGCCTCCTTCTCTGCTGGGTCGGCCTCTGTTTTGCTCTCCCtgtttatttcctgtatttccacATTTCTATTCgaatcctttcttttcttccctcttaaTACAGAAATGAACTGAAAGAGGTAAGAGAAGAGAGCTGATCGCACCACTTGGGGCTTGGAAAGCTACATCTCCAGCTCGAGCACCTTCCATTGGCAGGCTGCCAAGTGACCCCCGCCTCAATTCCCTTCGCTGCCATCAAATGCCGATTAATTGTGGGAGATTACTAACTAGTGCTATCCTCTCGGATGTGCTGTTCCAGGTTTACAGCTGAGGCCCCACATCCATCCTGACTACACATCTGTCTCTCTCCCCTTCATGGACTTTATGCTTCACAAAAGGCAGCGTACATGGATTTAATGTGCAATGGGAACCAGGTGGCAGAACAAGGGAAGGACTCGTGACTAAGCTTAGTGCTTGTCGTTCCATTTGGAGAAGGGAAGCAGCATTTCTCCACTAGAAGGTGAGGCAGAGACAAGTTAAATGACTTATCAAAATCCTTCTGGAAAAGTGGGGGGAAAACAGGGTAAGGAACTGTGGGACAAAGTCTCTTCATCACTGTGTTTTTACAGTCGGCACCGGCACATTGATTTACCTGTGCTGTTACCTACCACTTCCCTGGCTATGATCCTTACACCTTCCAGAAGCCAAGAATGCTTTCTCCCTTCACACCCCCTGCACACACACTATTAAAGCAAAGTGATCCGCTCCAAGTCTACCTAAACACAGCTTATCTAGGGAAGACCATCCTTTAGGTTTGTCTCATTATCAGCCAGGTTGACATGTAGGAAAATAAGCTCCTCACCACAAATCAGCAACACTGTTGTCTCTTGCAATATCTAGGAAATAAAACCTACTTTGTTCCTTTGAATTTTCTCAAGCACGTCCAGGTCGGTGGTGTCAGAGATGCCCCCGTGTATGATGAGGACTTTCTGATCAATCAGGGTGGCCAGGGGCAGCCAGCAGAAGACATTCTGAATCATCTTCAAGATTTTCTTCCCGTGCACCTAGGAGGACAGGAGAAAAGATGAAGCATCAAGCCTAAGTCCACCTCTTACGCAGTAAAGGAGACAGAAACATACACCTACCTTGTATTTCTGCATTACTTCCTTGGTGAACCCATAGctaaaggaagaggagaaagcaagTTCAGTGGGACTTTGCAGCGACACACTTGACATCGCTATCGGCCCCACACAGAACCCGTACCGTAAGTTGACCATGTGGTCCTCATGGTTCCCGCGGTTGAGATGAACCTCGTTTGGATAGATCAAAAGGAAGGTAAAGAGGATGATGAGGATCTCAAGGGACTGTTTGCCTCTGTCTACGAAGTCCCCGTTGAACACGTAGGActtggaaggggaaggaaggccATTCTGTAAAAGCAAGGAACAGGTGGGGGTTACAAGAGCCCTGCCCATGATGTCCACAAACCTCCCTTCCGCCAGCCACACGCTTGCTCACTCTTGTCCCAGGTTACCTTGTACAATAGATCCTGACTCTTATTTTTATCCTGTAGGCTCCCAGTGGCAAAGGCACTGAAAAGTGAAAGCTGGCAGTCAGGAAGGGTTGCCATTGGTatcagcacttaaaaaaaaatgtccactGGCACTTCCCAAACGTACACATATATCAGATATCAAAGTCAGGAataagctgctgctttgtgaagCCGTTTTAAACTAACCAAACAGCTGGAGAATCACATGTAGGGGCCCAATTCTGCAAACAGTTCTCAGCATTATCCATGCGATACCTCTCACAACACCTGGACAGCCTCCCTCTCCAAATACAGTGCCTACCTTATAAAATATGAGGAACAAGTCATCCAGCTGGCCATGCAAGTCTCCTAACaggcacaaaaagaaaagtcacGGTATGTTTAACTTAAGAAGacaccaaaaataatttcctaggAACTATCTCCTCTAGAAATTAATGACCACTGAAATACTTTGAGAAGTTCAAGGTACAGGTTTCCTTACATCGAGGCAGTGTGCCTGAAGGAAAAGGACATGATGTAAAGGCTTGAGCTGAAGCCTGGGAAGGACAGCAAAAAACCTACAACAGCTTCTGAAGACTCTGATTCAGAAGCTTTGTTCATTTATCTGTAACGATAACGCAACATGGCACAAGAAACTGCCTTCAATCATTACGTGGGAGAAAGCTGTGCATACAAAATACTAAACTAAATTCTCATCTCACATGATATTGGACAGAGAGGTTTGTTTTCCAGAAGCTGACTGCATGCAAAAGTCTGTGCTAAGTACctcatttcagaaatatctCAAAGTTTAAACGTTAATCCTAGAGTAGGAAAATACTGGTGAAAAGCTTTGTCTCTTTCAAATTTACTTGACAGGATGCAAAGACATATTAGCAATCTGGATCTGCAGGCATACACTGCTGCTAATGAAGGCTCAGCCAAAACAGCTTCAGGACTTTGTTGTTTGAATAATCCCAGGCCACaggacagaacagaaaattacttgagtTTTGAGGTCGACTGGGTGCAGTTTCTGTGGTTTGGTAAAACAACTCCAAGTTTGGGGCAACAGGACAGAGACAACTTGGAATCCAGTTGAGTAATGCTTTAAATCTTTGCTGTAATGTGTAACAAATCTAAGAGCCGCAGGCCATCATTAGCACCTTTCACCTTCCCGTAGACGAATGTACATCCTCTTCCATTCAtacctcctcctctccttgcaTTTGTATGATCACCATGCCAGCACCACTGCTACAGCAGGCTGTGCAAGCTGAATGTTACCATCCAGGGGCAGGGTTTGTAAATGACGTATCCCAAATAGACTACAGACAGACAAACCACCTTCCCTCAACACCCCCACCCATTCTAGATCAAGCAGAAATAGGGTCACGATGCAAGTGtgctccctcctctctccaggCTGGTCTTTGTAGCAGCTCACATACCGCATCCCAGCGTAACCCCGATATTTTAGGCAGCCCCACTCGCCTCTCAACACGACATGCATTTTGCTGACAGACTGCATTTGTGTTCTGCATTTGGTGCAGAGCAGGGCATCATGCAGATGCTACCATTTTGTATCTTTCCCACCCTTCCAGGTGGGTTTTCTGCCCCAGAGACCGCACGGTGCCCTCCCACCCAGACGTACCGCACACGGTGACCTCCTCACTGTAGCAGGTGGAGACGTGACTGATGTTTGGCAACTGCTTGAGATGCTTCCTGGTCTCATGCAGAAGGTTTAAGACATAGCGAGGATGGAGCTGCTACTAGGAGAAAGCGAAGGGATTAAAGCAGGAAATCAGTGACCtcggagcagcagcacagctttgtCTGCAAAGGCCCCAAGGACCCACCACGGTAGCCGGGATGGCAGAAACTCTCGCTGGGATGACACTCGGTGCTGACCTACGGGCTTACAAACTAGATGAGGCAAATACTGGGAGACAGCAGGACAGAAGATATTCACCCAAAGCAGCCCAGCCTCAGCACTGGTagggcaggcaggagaaccCAAAAGCCCTAGTACCCTGTGGACAAGGCGATATCTGCCAGGCAACACCACCTGCTAGAGCAGCAGAACTTCCAGCCCAGTATCACAGGTAAGAAGCTGCTCCTCTAGATCTTTATCTTTGGCTTTTCCACATTAAACCAGCCTGTGAGCAGCCACGTGTCCCGTAGGAATATGTTCGCTCAAAGCCAGGGAGTAGGTATTTAATGTTAGTCGAGACGATAGAGACCTCTGCTTTagaagtttttttgtttggagaaGGGATGTTTTGGCCTATTTTGCAGTTCAGCGCCTTGACTGAGGGATGGCAGCAGAATGCTGCAATGGTGCAAGGACTTGTCTTAGTGCTGCTGAATTTGTTCTGGGCTTTACATTTTAGATGAGTCAAAGTTGCATGGCACAAAACATACATTTAATCAGCTGCTTCCATCTAGACCATCCTCTAGTTTTTTAACAAATTGAGGAATTGCAACAAGAAAATGACAGAATGGTTCAACATGGactgttgtgttgttttttttcttttaaaatgaaattctggTTAATATCAATGCACACCTCCaaaaagttttccattttctgagaactgcattttcagaagggaaaaaagttcCTGTGGCAGGTAGAAATATCGTATCATTTCCATCCCCCTTTGCTTAAAACAGCCTGCCAGCTCGTTATACTCCAAGCAGCTTAGCTTGTTAGGAAGGCTAAAAGCAAATTATCTGTCCTACACGCCTGCCTAGAAAAGGGGAAAGCGTGGTTCCTTTTGGGATCCTTActtgtttctgtttgaaagCTTCCAGCAAGGCAGTCGCCTGGTCAGGAAGGAGTGGGAAAGAAAGACGGGGTCCAGTGTAGGAGTCTGGCACTTCCATGGATTCATAGTCACAgtatttttccagctctgcctctttGAAGCTTTCCCCGCTTATGAACATGCGACTGATAAAATCCCCTGGGTGGCAAATTGGTCGGTTTggttgtgtgtggttttttttaagaaaagaaagagaagaaaaagttaagTTGGCTCAAAACACCACTCTTATAATTTGCTAAAGGCAAGGTGTGTTTGGTTAGGCTAGAGCCCATGAGCCACAGCAGTGGCGGAGGCTAGTTCCTGGTCTGACACCAGTACAGAATTTGCAGTGGGGACAAGGCTGCAGGGAGAAGTTTCCACGTGCTCTGTGTCCAGCAGTACTGGCAGCTATGCTCATCTCTGCAAAACTCTGGTAAAGCCAGATGGACACCAGTTGCCATGGCTAATTGAAATCTTATTTCCAATGACATGCAAAAGCAAATTGTATAATAAGGAACTATCTTCTAAGTCCCACTGTTTTTTCTAAGCTTGCACCAACATTCTCAGTGTTGCACAAAATTTGTATAAAACACGTCATATTTTATCGCTTTAGCACCTCAGAGCCTAACTCAAGGAACAGGACATCACTGTTCTGTTTTATAcagacactgaaaagaaatattttcctcagcagagctttgctgtAAAATGCGTGGGGTGGGTGTGAGAAAAAAGGTGCcagtttgaaagaaagaagcaagcaCTTCAGCAGGTTATGATCAGCAAAGCAAACAGTTAATTTTGACTTACTCCCATCAGATTTCAGAGCTAAGCGTATTAGCACGTTCCCAGCACTAACAAATAACTTACAATGCTCTCTGCAGGCTCAGGAAGGTACCGTATTGGTTCCTACAGCACTTCTCCCCGCCAATGCCCCAGTTTAAGTGAGAGACTAAATATAAAGCAGACACCCTAGAGCACAGTTCCCTGAAGATGGATTCTGTTGCTTCAGAAATGGACTGCAAAGCCCTGGTTACCAGGGATCACTGAAAAAAGGCACATTTCTAATACTGCTTGTAGAAAACATACTGAGCTTTATTCCCCCTTCCAGCTCCTAAGGAGCAGGAATTGCCTCACATCCCTCACACAGCTCGGACAGTCTCCAGACAATTCACTCCCTATCCAAATTCCCGATGCCAGACACTTTTGGCCCCCTTTGCCATCCTGAAGGGCCAGCATGGGGCAACGAAGCATACAGGGGGCAACCGTCTGAGCTGCTGGCGCCGTATCTATCAATGGCACATAGAAACTTACTCTCTTTACTGCTGCTTGGCGTGAAGTGGTCCACGAGGTAACTGAAGAAGTTGTGAAGCTGTGAGAAGAGAGAGAGCCCATCGTCATTCAGCCTGGAACGAAATTCTGCAGAGTGGCAACTTAACATGACCTTCTTTCTGGAAGTATTATCTATGCCCTTCTCGTGTTGTTTGGTACATACCACAAATCACAGCATACCAACTCCAGTTCTGAGTATCTTGTGATGaagtcaaagcagcagctttaccTTCAGCCATACAGAGAGAAGTACACCTACAAGCCCGCCCTCTCCCCGCCTGACAGCAAAGCAACCGTGTAAGAGAATATTAATCAAAGTTAAAGTATAACAAGCTAACTAGGCTTGCCTATTGTGTTTGGACTCAGGAAAAACAATGGTAAATGGTCCTTATGGCTTGCTTTCAAGACTCATTAGTAGGGTTTCATCAGACATAAGCAGGAAAACAACAGGCTAAAAAGGGGCAGGAAGCCCAGTCCTTGGCCCACTGAAGCACTTGTGGGGTTACCAGCCAGTAGCCAGAAACGACTGAGACTGTGGCACAAGAAACCACCCTGCTATGTATTTTCCTACATACTCTTTTCCTTGGTGCTTTACCTTGATCTGATCCTGCTCACAAGCGTACTCAATGGATTGAAAGATTCTCCAGGTGCAACGCCGGCGCATTTCCAGCCGAGCAACATGGCGCCGGTACCACCGTTGGATCAAGACAGCTGCCTTGAAAGCTAGGGGACAGAAACAGAACCAACGTGCTGAGCACCGGTGGCTGCAGCCGAGGGACCCGGCTACCGTTCCTTTCCTGACCCTGAAAACTGAAGAGGGACCTTTCTTGTTCAGGAGCTAATTTTTAGGAAAGGTGTTCTGATGCCTAAATACTGAGGATAACAAAACACCCACTCCTTTTCACCACATGACAAGAGGCTGAtctgaccctgcttgagcagagacCACTGAAGCGCTTCTAAACATCACTGCTGGCTCCTCAGCACCAGCGTTACCGACAGCTTACTAGGGTGTAAATATCAAACACGTTCTTCAGAATTAATAGACAATTTCCTCCCTTTCTATCTACCTTGATCATTTTCATGCCTCTCTTACAGTCTAGGTACTGGGGCTTCAGGAGACCAGAGATTTGACTGAGGCCACACAAGGAGTTGGGGGAAAACAAGACACTGAGTCCCCTTTCAGAGCCTTAAAAATACAGGgtttgcctgcctgcctttaaGCCAAATAATACCTCAGTTTCTGTGGTTCTGGACAAATTTCAGAAGGAATCTGTTCTAGCATAAGTGTTAACATACCATTACCCTGgaacaaaataaagacaaaatgaaCACCCACAGTGAAGAGGGAGATAGATCTTTGGCCACTGAATGACACAGAAGGAATGAAATGCCAGGAATTTGCAGATGCCTGCTCGTGGTTCAATCCACAGCCAGCACTGGTACCACGCTCTTCCCTCCAAATGATGCCTATTTGCCCTGATCTTTAAAACATAACCATTCCTCTGCATTTCCCCAATTCcagtgtttttcattaaaaatgcatatttatggGGTGTGTGCATATTTAAAGCGAAGTACGTTGGTGCagtttcccatttccttttccaagtTCTGCCATAGAACTCTAGGTACctctagagcaggggtcctcaaactatggcccgcgggctggatacggccccccagggtcctcaatccggcccctggtatttacagacaccccctgaccccccctccctgccgggggttggggggggaaaccaagcagccgcagatggctgcctgccgcTTCATCCGtgcaccggccccctggttaaaaagtttgaggacccctgctctagaaCCTCTTCCATCCTCCTTAGCTGGTCTTGACCCCATTTGGACCACCTGGTTACTTTACAACACCTTGCCAACCAGCTCTGCTACTTGGCATCTCTCTTTTGATTACGCTCTGTGTTCCTTCCTGATCATTTCTGGAGCTCTACCCTAGAGAcctacatttaaaatactttctaacGATAGCTGGTATTCCCTTGGCATCTGGTTTGCAGGAGCGCACTGCCGCTTTCACCAAAGCAGGGAGAGTAATGGggtgcagtggtggtggtggtggtggtggtggaggagaaactttaggaaaaagaaggaaatccCCCACCCCTACCCCAAGAGCTGCTAAGTACTGGCAAGAGACAAAAAGGTCACATTAATTCAATTAGCTTGCAATAATTATAAAACGTAAACCATCCTCCATGCACTTCAGCAGGAAACACTGACCTTTATCTAAATAAGATATCCTGATGGCTTATGTATTGAAAATAATACTCCTTCTAAATTATGCTACTGTTacagtgctgggagctggagagcacaaaaagggaagagctgctgctaTTGTGCAGCTGGGAAACCGAGTCATGTTGAAGTCATGGGCAAGCAGGTAAGACCAGGCCAGCCTTAATTCAAGAATAACTTAGATATTCTTTGCCCGAGCCCCATATCTTGTTGAGCAAATGCTTACTGATCTGCTGAGCTATGCAAAACTAAAAAaggctggcttttttttcagcagtttggtTCTCCTGACAGTATCTCTTCAAGCCTCCGTTATAAAAGACCCAACACCAGCTGCTTTACTCCCTGTACAGTAATTTGGCTGGCATGTAACCAGAATCACAGTCACAATCACTCtccaaaataaacaattttagAATATCTTGCATTCCTCTAAGAGTGGATAAATGCCCATTTACTGTGGTATGTCAGATGCATTTCAAATGAATGCCAAGCAGAAATTCAGAGTTATGAATCCACATATACCAATGAAAACTAGATCCcgtaaaacaataaaaataaagtctaTGAAAGACTTGTTATCAAGCGCGCAGTGAGCATATATACCACCATTCACAGCATTTTAAGCTCCAGATGGGTGAGGCATTGGATTTTTACACTACTTTTTACAGAGTCTGACCCTGCAACTGAAAAAGCCAGGTATTCTAATTGACCAGCTTACCTGGGTGAGTTTCATCTGGCAGTGTTTGTActagtttagaaaaaaataataaaaaaggaaaagaaagagatttaTCCACATTTTATGAGGATCCAAGCAGTAAACTGAATCATACATCATCATATAAGCTACTGAAAGCATGCCAAAGGCAGCACTCTAACCAAAATACGCCAGTTCAGCGTAGCTCATGCGTCAGCTTATGGAAAAGGAGCCTGCGCCCTCTCTTGGGTTCCCCATCCCCTTTTTCACTCAAGTGCAGGGCCAGTTCAATAGAGTTCTGCTGGCTACGTTTTCCATTGGGAACAGCCTCTGGGCCTTCTACAAGGGGGACAGGATGACACCTGGCATGTTACACTTGGGTGGAAAGTCCTAAGTGGCTCCACATCTGCAGATCACCAGATCTGAAGGATTTTGAGAATCAGATGCAAGAAATTCAGAGAGGTTTTACTGCCATGGGAAACTGTAGGTGAGGTATCAGATctaatgcagaattttaaataagtaaCTAGTTTTATGGTACACTTTGTTTGTTATAGGCAAGCCATTATCATAAAATAGCCCTGAACTTAGAATCACAGActcacagaacggtttgggctggaagggaccttcaagacccTCCAGTTCCCACTCCCTGCCATGGgtagggacaccttccaccagagcaggtggctccaagccctgtccagcctggccttgagcactgccagggatggggcaccctgTGGCAGCGCCCAGACTGCAGGGGCAACCTTGTGGCAGCACCTCGccaccctcacggtaaagaaCGTCTTCGTTCCATTTAATCTAAATCCATGGTACTCTGGTGCTATAGACAACAGACATACCTAGCTTACTTAAATAAAAGGTGGAgtttttcagcaaagaaaaatcacaaacaaaaaaagactaaGTCACAACAGTATCcctgcttgctttatttctccATGCCatcactatttttcttttcaaagcacttGCAGGTTGCACCATACTGCTGTTATGCCAGTGCTGATGACTGAATGATTCAAACACCACAGTAATCTCTTTACTTTTTTACACTTCCTTATGTGTAAAGTCTCACTCATAAACTCCCTTTGTTCCACAGCAGACCTAAACACACCCCCAGAAAATGGATACTATCATACTGAGGGTTTCATAAATACAAGTCGTTGCATACATACAGAGAGCCATAAACAACAGATCATTAGCAAAGATTAAGAGCATTTCGCTGATGTAATTAGGAAAAAGCacactttttgcttttcagcttttcttagCCACACCATCTTACCTTCTTCAGAGCCAGATTTATTCTGGCTTTGCTAATGCTTCTGCTTTATCAGTCCTACGCCAGtaacagtctttaaaaaaggagccctgcagcagcagcagggtgatACCGTCTGTCTTGCTGTCAGCACATGGCGACACACACGTCAGCCAGCAACTGATTAATCCATTGGATGTTAGTTCAAAGAGAACTGCTAtttgctgcttcatttctgGTCAGgttttgcttgattttaatCTAACCCTGGTCTAAACACCCGTTTTTTTCTCAAGCCTGTTGGTCTTCTGTCTGACAGCTGAGACTCCTTGTCACAGGATACTGCAAGACAAAACCTCGCCTCAATACTATCAAGAAAACCAGGTAACTCGGGAAAGAAACATATCCactgcagcctcccagcagcatGTGCAGGAGCAGACAGGAAAAGATTACCTTTCAAAGAATCACTCACCATTTTCAGACTTCTGCAGGGAGTACTTGTAGTTGACATTTACAGAACTACCAGATCCCATGTTCTACGACCGATGCTCCTAGGACATTGCAGGCTGATCCAGTATCATCAAAACCACGGAAGAGATGCAGGAAAGACCATCCGGTCACCAATCAAATCAGCTGCAATGTCCCACAGTGCCAAGAATCTATAATTAAAGATAGTAACACTTAAGACCAATGAGCAGATGACCAACTGTATCTTCCACTACCAGGTTTTTCCAGCTACTTTGATATCTTTTAGACAATCTGAGGTGAGGATTTCTGTCCCACTATTTCAAATTTCAAGTCAGCTACATAAATAGGAATCATTTCAGCacctttcctaaaaaaaaaaaaaaaaaaaaaaaaaaaaaagcagagattgCATAGCCAGGTACTGTAACTGTACAGAAGATGTATAGATCGGGCATTTGTGTACCCTTACAGTGCTTCACATGCCTGATTTTGGGATCCCATTGCTTAGCAATATGGCAGTCTTTGACCAGAGCCTTCATTTCAGATGctacaataaaataatcttgAGCTCTGAGAGCAGACTGCACGTCCGAACCCTCGTGCTTTCTCCCCGCTCCTCATGCATAGCTGAAGCAACTGGACAAAGGTGCTAAAATACTGCACGTGACCGCTCATGGGAGGCAGTCATAGGCTgtataggaggaaaaaaaaatttagtacTGATCAGGAACTATAAAAGTCATTAAGTTGCTTCATTAACAATTGGTATATGTAGACAAATCATCACGCATGTAGCCATCTGAAGGATAACTCATTATGAGAGATGAACACACAGATGGTATTTAAATctatttgcagtacaacaggtAGAGGGGAGGTAAGTCTAAAATAACAATTGGCTATCATAAGAAAATAATCAGCTTTGTTAAACACTGCTTTCCTCACCTCATGGATCTGCTGGAGTGTGGGAGCTTATTATTATACCACTAGTTGCTCCAATCCTGGCCAGTATAAAAGGCCAGGACAGCCAAACTTTTGTCACTTTACTACTGTGGAAAGCTCTGGTCAGAGCAAATGGATCCTGTTTTGAGATGAGGTCAAATTCAGAAATCTCTCACTTTGAGGACAACCAGAATGTCATCCACAGTCAGACATGTTTCTTCTGGGATGTAAACCCAGTCACATACTGCAGCTGAAGCGGTCCCAGGCTGTATCGCTTAAGAGTTACACGGATTTTTATTCTAACCCAGAACTGGGGGAGGAGAAAGctgagagagggagggaagataATAAACACCTGTAAAACCGTTAAGCCCGGTGCTAGCAGGTGACCACAGCTCAAAGGACTTTGAAAGGTCACACAGGACAGCGTGACCACAGAGGCACTTCTCCCCAGCAGAGGGAAAAGCCCTTCTCCTTTACTCCCCGCCATCCCTTTGCCTCCTTCAATCTCTTTCCACCTAACCCACGTCTTTCTTCTCAA contains:
- the PPEF2 gene encoding serine/threonine-protein phosphatase with EF-hands 2 isoform X2, whose protein sequence is MGSGSSVNVNYKYSLQKSENVQTLPDETHPAFKAAVLIQRWYRRHVARLEMRRRCTWRIFQSIEYACEQDQIKLHNFFSYLVDHFTPSSSKERDFISRMFISGESFKEAELEKYCDYESMEVPDSYTGPRLSFPLLPDQATALLEAFKQKQQLHPRYVLNLLHETRKHLKQLPNISHVSTCYSEEVTVCGDLHGQLDDLFLIFYKNGLPSPSKSYVFNGDFVDRGKQSLEILIILFTFLLIYPNEVHLNRGNHEDHMVNLRYGFTKEVMQKYKVHGKKILKMIQNVFCWLPLATLIDQKVLIIHGGISDTTDLDVLEKIQRNKFISVLRGKKRKDSNRNVEIQEINRESKTEADPAEKEAAPSLFPQPRPAPAPSMSNRQEFSRWVRQTVQEQIEWCRRLVDISESEEEEPTYSSMVSLTDLDGSCRTREEDWKQVLDILWSDPMPQEGCRANTVRGGGCYFGPDVTQKILEKHNLQFLIRSHECKQEGYEFCHSRKVLTIFSASNYYEIGSNRGAYVKLGPDLVPHFVQYQANKTAHTLTMTQRISRVEESAFRALREKLFAHTSALISAFKAYDKDNTGRITLSNWATAVESVLRLGLPWRMLRPQLVRSTVDGMLEYKSWLDDLAMEQRSQEHIQSSLLEVIYRNRSNLETIFRIIDRDHSGLISFEEFHQTWKLFSSHMNIELTDDGINDLVRSIDFNKDGNIDFNEFLEAFRLVKQSQ